From the genome of Virgibacillus proomii, one region includes:
- a CDS encoding ABC transporter ATP-binding protein, protein MIQLKKISKSYKQGKEQVPVLHNIDLTIEQGEYVSIMGPSGSGKSTIMNIIGCLDTPTSGEYTLEGMDMLAGKNNGLATIRNRFIGFVFQSFNLLPRSTALENVELPLIYAKVDKKERKERAIEALEKVGLGDRLHFRPTQLSGGQKQRVAIARAVVNNPKFVLADEPTGALDSKSSEQVMEIFTKLNQEGVTVVLVTHEQEIAVYTNRTIFLRDGRILKDERRAVNA, encoded by the coding sequence ATGATTCAATTGAAGAAGATTTCTAAATCCTATAAACAAGGAAAAGAACAAGTCCCGGTTCTACATAACATTGATCTAACCATTGAGCAAGGGGAATATGTGTCAATTATGGGGCCTTCTGGATCGGGAAAATCTACTATCATGAACATTATTGGTTGTTTGGATACACCTACTTCAGGAGAATATACACTGGAAGGGATGGATATGCTCGCCGGCAAGAATAATGGGCTGGCGACAATCCGCAATCGTTTTATAGGTTTTGTCTTTCAAAGCTTTAATTTACTGCCTCGTTCAACAGCACTTGAAAATGTGGAATTGCCATTGATATATGCAAAAGTAGATAAAAAAGAGCGGAAAGAACGGGCAATTGAAGCACTTGAAAAAGTAGGTTTAGGGGATCGGCTGCATTTTAGACCAACTCAGCTTTCAGGTGGGCAAAAGCAGCGGGTGGCAATTGCAAGAGCTGTTGTCAATAACCCAAAATTTGTGCTCGCGGATGAACCGACTGGAGCGCTTGATTCTAAATCAAGCGAGCAAGTGATGGAGATCTTTACGAAACTCAATCAAGAAGGAGTGACGGTTGTTTTAGTGACACATGAGCAGGAAATAGCTGTGTATACAAATCGAACCATTTTCCTTCGTGACGGCCGGATTCTTAAGGATGAAAGGAGAGCAGTCAATGCTTGA
- a CDS encoding efflux RND transporter periplasmic adaptor subunit, translated as MSKKKKTILTTIITLVVLVGVGGYFFFTRGTSTAVEEGELMPLMVSDLSGEMSSGSELFAGVVEPKETQKIMLEPERGRVKEIFVKEGDEVKKGDKLFSYHNPEGQMLLKEKAIDLEMANITINQKSKEVDSLRKQLSKAEDEEKGEIREQLNQAEIDLKVANLDAQKARMMHEEEQKKVNNNIVTAKVNGIVQKIDEEQQQKQQTDEETGSEPSGGTFMQIVNTEAAYVEGTVNELVKDGLKVGLEVNVASRKDPEQTWPGKIAEIGKLPVEQSEEGAEMDMYSEDPSNPNASKYSFKVELKSHEGLEFGYHVFIELAEEGAKGEEVVLPTEYIVQEEEKPYVWKVKDEALVKQEVELGAEKEDGMMIVVKKGLKADDYILFPEDSLKEGKKVTIDDSIEEDF; from the coding sequence ATGAGCAAGAAGAAAAAGACTATTCTGACGACTATAATTACCCTAGTTGTTTTAGTGGGCGTTGGAGGTTATTTTTTCTTTACTAGAGGAACAAGTACCGCAGTAGAAGAAGGAGAACTCATGCCGTTGATGGTAAGTGATTTAAGTGGTGAGATGAGTTCAGGAAGTGAATTATTTGCTGGTGTGGTAGAACCAAAGGAAACGCAGAAAATTATGCTGGAGCCGGAACGTGGCAGAGTGAAAGAGATTTTTGTTAAAGAGGGAGACGAAGTCAAAAAAGGGGATAAGCTCTTTTCTTATCATAATCCTGAAGGACAAATGCTATTAAAAGAAAAAGCAATTGATTTAGAAATGGCGAATATAACAATTAATCAGAAAAGTAAAGAAGTTGATTCCCTGCGTAAGCAATTATCAAAAGCAGAAGATGAGGAAAAAGGGGAAATTCGCGAGCAGTTAAATCAGGCAGAAATAGATTTGAAAGTGGCGAATTTGGATGCACAAAAAGCTAGAATGATGCATGAAGAGGAACAGAAAAAAGTAAATAATAATATAGTGACAGCCAAGGTAAACGGTATTGTTCAAAAAATCGATGAAGAACAGCAGCAAAAACAGCAAACTGATGAGGAAACTGGTTCAGAACCTTCAGGAGGCACATTTATGCAAATTGTGAATACAGAAGCTGCTTATGTAGAGGGAACCGTCAATGAGCTTGTGAAAGATGGTTTAAAAGTTGGTCTTGAAGTTAATGTTGCCAGTAGAAAGGATCCAGAACAGACATGGCCTGGGAAGATTGCAGAGATCGGTAAGCTGCCAGTAGAACAGTCCGAAGAGGGTGCTGAAATGGACATGTATTCAGAAGATCCTAGCAATCCAAACGCTTCTAAATACTCGTTCAAGGTGGAGCTGAAGAGTCATGAAGGGTTGGAATTTGGATATCATGTATTTATTGAATTAGCTGAAGAAGGCGCTAAAGGGGAAGAAGTAGTGCTGCCAACAGAATATATCGTGCAGGAAGAAGAGAAGCCGTATGTTTGGAAAGTCAAAGATGAAGCGCTTGTTAAACAAGAGGTTGAATTGGGAGCAGAAAAAGAAGATGGCATGATGATAGTAGTGAAAAAGGGATTGAAGGCCGATGATTACATTCTATTCCCGGAAGATTCATTAAAAGAGGGAAAGAAGGTTACAATTGATGATTCAATTGAAGAAGATTTCTAA
- a CDS encoding ABC transporter permease, which yields MLDNIKLSFQSIFAHKMRSILTMLGVIIGIAAIITIVSMIEGQKESLKSEMIGTGNNSVTVMFQSDSAVDMMSGEYIGDVQEDPPPDVLLPVSQERLQEAADIDAVKNVALFYQNYAEVFHLNNYLDAEIYATDERYLTSFPINILEGRKITALEYNKGRQVAIINEAMRDSLFPEDGVALNKVIEVNAVPFRVVGVYVDQKVNEDSMWMMDDSEGKMLIPKAAWSHLGSFNDLPQALVQAKRSDDLETAGQAVADVLNQDIPTESTWHYSIPNVDEIIADIEEVNRAFTLLLGGIASISLLVGGIGVMNIMLVSVTERTREIGIKKALGAKQGVILTQFLTEAAVLTSIGGIVGILIGIGGAKAISHFAKLPFAIPVPAIIGSVLFSMIIGIVFGLLPSMKAAKMKPIDALRYE from the coding sequence ATGCTTGATAATATTAAACTTTCTTTCCAGTCCATCTTTGCCCATAAAATGCGGTCCATTTTAACAATGCTCGGAGTGATAATTGGTATTGCAGCCATCATTACGATTGTATCCATGATAGAGGGGCAGAAAGAAAGCTTAAAGTCTGAAATGATTGGCACGGGCAATAACTCGGTTACAGTCATGTTTCAATCGGACAGTGCTGTTGACATGATGTCGGGAGAATATATTGGCGACGTGCAGGAAGATCCGCCACCGGATGTACTGTTACCTGTATCGCAAGAGCGTTTGCAAGAAGCAGCTGATATAGATGCCGTAAAAAATGTTGCACTTTTTTACCAAAATTATGCAGAAGTGTTTCATTTAAACAACTACTTGGATGCAGAAATTTATGCAACAGATGAACGTTATTTGACATCTTTTCCAATAAATATTTTAGAAGGTAGAAAAATAACCGCTTTAGAATATAATAAAGGTCGTCAGGTAGCAATAATTAATGAAGCGATGAGAGATAGCCTATTTCCAGAAGATGGCGTGGCGCTCAATAAAGTCATTGAGGTGAATGCAGTTCCATTTCGAGTAGTAGGAGTCTATGTAGATCAGAAAGTTAATGAAGATAGTATGTGGATGATGGATGACAGTGAAGGCAAAATGCTGATTCCCAAAGCTGCCTGGTCTCATTTAGGTAGCTTTAACGACTTGCCGCAAGCTCTTGTACAGGCTAAACGTTCTGATGATTTAGAGACAGCAGGGCAAGCAGTTGCTGACGTATTGAACCAAGATATCCCAACTGAATCTACCTGGCACTACAGTATTCCAAATGTAGATGAAATTATCGCTGATATTGAAGAAGTCAACCGTGCTTTCACATTGCTTCTGGGCGGAATTGCCAGTATCTCTCTACTAGTGGGGGGAATTGGCGTAATGAATATTATGCTTGTATCAGTAACAGAAAGAACTCGTGAAATTGGTATTAAAAAGGCCTTAGGAGCAAAGCAGGGAGTGATATTAACTCAGTTTCTTACAGAAGCAGCTGTGCTGACGAGTATTGGGGGAATTGTCGGCATATTAATAGGAATCGGTGGAGCGAAAGCCATATCTCATTTTGCTAAACTTCCATTTGCTATTCCAGTTCCAGCGATCATCGGTTCTGTGCTGTTTTCCATGATTATTGGGATTGTATTTGGATTGCTTCCATCTATGAAGGCAGCCAAAATGAAACCTATTGATGCACTGCGTTATGAATAA
- a CDS encoding GNAT family N-acetyltransferase, protein MKIRFVKSSDYYILSPLINKWWGGRNMSDMLPKLFFDHFTNTSFIAEISGEIVGFLIGFLSQSKHNEAYIHFVGVHPKFRKQKIGKELYYHFFKVAQQNDRHIIRCVTSPVNKTSIAYHMKMGFVIQTGNKKIDGIEVTANYDGQDQDRVLFAKKLI, encoded by the coding sequence ATGAAAATTCGTTTTGTCAAAAGTTCCGACTATTACATCTTATCACCGTTAATTAATAAATGGTGGGGCGGAAGAAATATGTCAGATATGCTGCCAAAGTTGTTTTTTGATCATTTTACAAATACAAGCTTTATTGCTGAAATAAGTGGAGAAATTGTAGGTTTCCTCATTGGATTTCTCTCACAGTCTAAACATAATGAAGCATATATCCATTTTGTCGGGGTTCATCCTAAATTTAGAAAACAGAAGATTGGGAAGGAATTATATTACCATTTTTTTAAAGTGGCCCAACAAAATGACCGTCATATTATACGTTGTGTAACATCTCCTGTTAACAAAACTTCCATTGCCTATCATATGAAGATGGGGTTTGTCATTCAAACAGGAAATAAAAAAATCGATGGAATCGAAGTAACGGCTAATTATGATGGGCAAG